The Ursus arctos isolate Adak ecotype North America unplaced genomic scaffold, UrsArc2.0 scaffold_28, whole genome shotgun sequence genome has a window encoding:
- the HAPLN3 gene encoding hyaluronan and proteoglycan link protein 3 isoform X2 — MGPLLLVLLYPLPCVSGLPFYNGFYYSNNPNGWNLGNGHGEGIFNGVKLVVETPEETLFSHRGANATLPCRYHYEPALLSPRPVRVKWWKLSENGAPEQDVLVAIGPRHRSFGDYRGRVRLRRDGERQVSLQIRGLRLEDSGRYRCEVIDGLEDESGLVELELRGVVFPYQHPRGRYQLNFHEAQRACVEQDAVVASFEQLFRAWEEGLDWCNAGWLQDASVQYPITRVRQPCGGLGLAPGVRSYGPRHHRLHRYDAFCFAPALRGQVYYLEHPEKLTLAEAEEACREDGAHIAKVGQLFAAWKFRGLDRCDAGWLADGSVRYPVVHPRPNCGLLEPGVRSFGFPDPQGREYGVYCYRLR, encoded by the exons ATGGGCCCGCTGCTGCTGGTCCTGCTGTACCCCCTGCCCTGCGTCTCTGGGCTGCCTTTCTACAACGGCTTCTACTACTCCAACAATCCCAACGGCTGGAACCTGGGCAACGGCCACGGTGAAG GCATTTTCAATGGGGTGAAGCTGGTGGTAGAGACGCCCGAGGAGACCCTGTTCTCCCACCGAGGGGCCAACGCAACCCTGCCCTGCCGCTACCACTACGAGCCGGCCCTGCTGTCCCCGAGGCCCGTGCGCGTCAAATGGTGGAAGCTGTCGGAGAATGGGGCCCCGGAGCAGGACGTGCTGGTGGCCATTGGGCCGAGGCACCGCTCCTTTGGAGACTACCGGGGCCGGGTGCGCCTGCGGCGGGACGGGGAGCGCCAAGTGTCGCTGCAGATCCGCGGCTTGAGGCTGGAGGACTCCGGGCGTTACCGCTGTGAGGTCATTGATGGGCTGGAGGACGAGAGCGGCCTGGTGGAGCTGGAGCTGCGGG gtgTGGTCTTTCCCTACCAGCACCCCCGCGGGCGCTACCAGCTCAACTTCCACGAGGCGCAGCGGGCGTGTGTGGAGCAGGATGCGGTGGTGGCCTCCTTCGAGCAGTTGTTCCGGGCCTGGGAGGAGGGCCTGGACTGGTGCAATGCCGGCTGGCTGCAGGACGCCTCGGTGCAGTACCCCATCACGCGGGTCCGGCAGCCCTGCGGGGGCCTGGGCCTGGCGCCTGGCGTGCGCAGCTACGGCCCGCGTCACCACCGCCTGCACCGCTATGATGCGTTCTGCTTCGCTCCCGCCCTCAGGG GGCAGGTGTACTACCTGGAGCACCCGGAGAAGCTGACGTTGGCGGAGGCGGAGGAGGCCTGCCGGGAAGACGGCGCCCACATTGCCAAGGTGGGCCAGCTCTTCGCTGCCTGGAAGTTCCGTGGCCTGGACCGCTGCGATGCTGGCTGGCTGGCGGATGGCAGTGTCCGCTACCCTGTGGTCCACCCGCGTCCCAACTGTGGGCTCCTGGAGCCTGGTGTCCGAAGCTTCGGCTTCCCAGACCCGCAGGGCCGGGAGTATGGCGTGTATTGCTACCGTCTGCGTTAG
- the HAPLN3 gene encoding hyaluronan and proteoglycan link protein 3 isoform X1 → MGPLLLVLLYPLPCVSGLPFYNGFYYSNNPNGWNLGNGHGEGIFNGVKLVVETPEETLFSHRGANATLPCRYHYEPALLSPRPVRVKWWKLSENGAPEQDVLVAIGPRHRSFGDYRGRVRLRRDGERQVSLQIRGLRLEDSGRYRCEVIDGLEDESGLVELELRGEAPRGVVFPYQHPRGRYQLNFHEAQRACVEQDAVVASFEQLFRAWEEGLDWCNAGWLQDASVQYPITRVRQPCGGLGLAPGVRSYGPRHHRLHRYDAFCFAPALRGQVYYLEHPEKLTLAEAEEACREDGAHIAKVGQLFAAWKFRGLDRCDAGWLADGSVRYPVVHPRPNCGLLEPGVRSFGFPDPQGREYGVYCYRLR, encoded by the exons ATGGGCCCGCTGCTGCTGGTCCTGCTGTACCCCCTGCCCTGCGTCTCTGGGCTGCCTTTCTACAACGGCTTCTACTACTCCAACAATCCCAACGGCTGGAACCTGGGCAACGGCCACGGTGAAG GCATTTTCAATGGGGTGAAGCTGGTGGTAGAGACGCCCGAGGAGACCCTGTTCTCCCACCGAGGGGCCAACGCAACCCTGCCCTGCCGCTACCACTACGAGCCGGCCCTGCTGTCCCCGAGGCCCGTGCGCGTCAAATGGTGGAAGCTGTCGGAGAATGGGGCCCCGGAGCAGGACGTGCTGGTGGCCATTGGGCCGAGGCACCGCTCCTTTGGAGACTACCGGGGCCGGGTGCGCCTGCGGCGGGACGGGGAGCGCCAAGTGTCGCTGCAGATCCGCGGCTTGAGGCTGGAGGACTCCGGGCGTTACCGCTGTGAGGTCATTGATGGGCTGGAGGACGAGAGCGGCCTGGTGGAGCTGGAGCTGCGGGGTGAGGCCCCAAGAG gtgTGGTCTTTCCCTACCAGCACCCCCGCGGGCGCTACCAGCTCAACTTCCACGAGGCGCAGCGGGCGTGTGTGGAGCAGGATGCGGTGGTGGCCTCCTTCGAGCAGTTGTTCCGGGCCTGGGAGGAGGGCCTGGACTGGTGCAATGCCGGCTGGCTGCAGGACGCCTCGGTGCAGTACCCCATCACGCGGGTCCGGCAGCCCTGCGGGGGCCTGGGCCTGGCGCCTGGCGTGCGCAGCTACGGCCCGCGTCACCACCGCCTGCACCGCTATGATGCGTTCTGCTTCGCTCCCGCCCTCAGGG GGCAGGTGTACTACCTGGAGCACCCGGAGAAGCTGACGTTGGCGGAGGCGGAGGAGGCCTGCCGGGAAGACGGCGCCCACATTGCCAAGGTGGGCCAGCTCTTCGCTGCCTGGAAGTTCCGTGGCCTGGACCGCTGCGATGCTGGCTGGCTGGCGGATGGCAGTGTCCGCTACCCTGTGGTCCACCCGCGTCCCAACTGTGGGCTCCTGGAGCCTGGTGTCCGAAGCTTCGGCTTCCCAGACCCGCAGGGCCGGGAGTATGGCGTGTATTGCTACCGTCTGCGTTAG